A genomic region of Bernardetia sp. ABR2-2B contains the following coding sequences:
- a CDS encoding glycosyltransferase family 2 protein, whose translation MSHFSFIILTFNEEVHLPRLLESIKDLNAPLFILDSGSTDKTLAIAEEYKAKVIYNKFENHPKQWDFALHNFDIQTEWIIGLDADQIVAPELKQKLVIFDEHTVAKDINGIYFNRKNYFRGRWIKHGGYFPKYLLKMFRKGYGHSDLNENMDHRFVVEGKTKVWKKGFLIEENTKENDISFWLSKHNKYSNLVAQEEVERIQKLRSQHNTRKFSGNPDERIAFLKNIWWKLPLYWRPCIYFVYRFFFQLGFLDGKEGRIFHFLQGFWFRIVIDIKIEELLKNKK comes from the coding sequence ATGTCTCATTTTTCATTTATTATTCTTACTTTCAATGAGGAAGTACATCTGCCTCGCTTATTGGAATCAATTAAAGATTTGAATGCCCCTCTTTTTATATTGGATTCGGGCAGTACGGACAAAACCTTAGCAATTGCAGAAGAATATAAAGCAAAAGTAATTTATAATAAATTTGAAAACCACCCCAAACAATGGGATTTTGCTTTGCATAATTTTGATATTCAGACAGAATGGATTATTGGGCTTGATGCAGACCAAATTGTTGCTCCAGAACTAAAACAAAAATTAGTAATATTCGATGAACATACAGTAGCTAAAGATATAAATGGAATTTATTTTAATAGAAAAAATTATTTTAGAGGACGTTGGATAAAACATGGTGGCTACTTTCCAAAATATTTGCTCAAAATGTTTCGAAAGGGATATGGACACTCCGACCTAAATGAAAATATGGATCATCGTTTCGTCGTTGAGGGTAAAACAAAAGTTTGGAAAAAAGGTTTTTTAATAGAAGAAAATACAAAAGAAAACGATATTTCTTTTTGGCTTTCCAAACATAACAAATATAGCAATCTTGTAGCACAAGAAGAAGTGGAGCGAATCCAAAAACTGCGTTCTCAACATAACACACGCAAGTTTTCAGGAAATCCTGATGAAAGAATTGCATTTTTGAAGAATATTTGGTGGAAACTACCTCTTTACTGGAGACCCTGCATTTATTTCGTATATCGTTTCTTTTTTCAGTTAGGTTTTTTAGATGGAAAGGAAGGACGTATTTTTCACTTCCTACAAGGTTTTTGGTTTAGAATTGTTATAGATATTAAAATTGAAGAATTATTAAAAAATAAAAAATAA